One Etheostoma cragini isolate CJK2018 chromosome 6, CSU_Ecrag_1.0, whole genome shotgun sequence DNA window includes the following coding sequences:
- the tbc1d31 gene encoding TBC1 domain family member 31: MEVTDIGNKEEGKVWHRKPTPGKSVLVTVVRTAQQAKTVRFLHVAFDTTGDSFLAGDHHGNIYVFDISRNRFRLVQKTGQACTALAFSLRRTTEFLVALADYTIKCFDKDTKQLVSWMRGHEGSISSISVHSSGRYAISTSSDTAQLWDLDTFQRKRKLNIRQSVGIQQVFFLPLSNTILSCFSDDSIFAWESDTLICKYQLPVLDCGPQISYKAFAVTRDGKSLAAGGRSNLLHLWCLDSKQLIRVIQMPTQVRTVRQLEFLPDSFDGGASKTLGVLSQDGLMRFINIHTCKLLFHMGSHDDAITSAAVSPNGRHVVAIMDNGSINVYSVQSLTQEVNKPPPSQVAVVSGGGADDRDWSNVKVRVRSEVVRRPVKSLGRRTQGKVLRPPSGSTAEDKENELPAGLNKKRLVALLKAFGEYPAKYRMFVWRSLLCLPENHAAYSSLTDKGLHSAYLTLNDKYPIKSHKLQRGLQRVLSAFAHWAAIFGEVEYLPLVAFPFVKLFQNNPMLCFEVVATFIVNWGQHWFEYFPNPPLNILSMVENVLAHHDKELLQHLVDCGITSQLYVWPLLETLFSEVLTRDEWLRLFDNIFSNHPSFLLVTCVAYITCCREPLLLCSQKQDFEYFFHHRNNLDLGAMIKEAYRLMGSTPADIHPRTMLSDFTPLTKGQYPVFNHYPQFIVDYQSREREKIRLQEMEYRRERQEVSAMHADFVRRQAKEETYYAQEELLQKAEEQRRNILAQEEEKLTQQRAKLAAMKRELKVKELQLLDETKRRFLKHQQDLRASQVQRLDLEISRKMALRERETAAAVQDLEVRQMELEAQRRRLEQHLFKEQERMGREVEEETEVRMRRAEQEDDRYTELLHCTETNMQVLQESLAEACQLGLDSDWQREVAERLQQVDAEQERKRERLAELHRQTLAEEERLADTVRDVAGRKWDEVLTSRAHLQEQQLSRSTADKDGHKQTGVKSLCSTRGPRRASGTTAVTVGSSAAGPAVRHTSAISPKQAGTNMVCLNSSSPSESTATNFSLDRGRAQLDSSERQLLKEVRELRQKLAARAREGSSASSQSVLTLSSVSP, encoded by the exons ATGGAAGTGACGGACATCGGAAACAAAGAAGAGGGGAAAGTCTGGCATCGAAAACCAACACCAGGCAAAAG TGTGTTAGTGACGGTGGTCCGCACTGCTCAGCAGGCCAAGACGGTGCGTTTCCTCCATGTGGCCTTTGACACCACAGGAGACTCCTTCCTGGCTGGAGatcaccatggcaacatttACGTCTTTGACATCAGTAGGAACAG ATTTCGTCTGGTGCAGAAGACAGGACAGGCATGCACTGCTCTGGCATTCAGCCTGCGCAGGACCACAGAGTTCCTTGTGGCTCTGGCCGACTACACCATCAAGTGCTTCGACAAAG aCACAAAGCAGCTGGTCAGTTGGATGCGGGGTCACGAGGGGTCAATTTCGTCCATCTCTGTCCACAGCTCAGGCCGCTACGCCATCAGCACGTCCTCAGACACGGCTCAGCTCTGGGATCTGGACACGTTccaaagaaagaggaagctCAACATCCGACAGTCTGTTGGCATTCAGCAG gtGTTTTTCCTGCCTCTCAGTAACACCATCCTCAGCTGTTTCAGTGATGACTCCATCTTTGCCTGGGAGAGCGACACGCTTATCTGCAAATACCAGCTTCCTGTCCTCGACTGTGGACCCCAAATCTCCTACAAGGCCTTCGCTGTCACACG TGATGGTAAGAGCCTTGCTGCTGGTGGGCGCTCCAACCTGCTGCACCTGTGGTGTCTGGACAGCAAACAGCTGATCAGGGTGATTCAGATGCCCACACAGGTCCGAACCGTCCGACAGCTGGAATTCCTGCCCGACAGCTTTGACGGAGGAGCCAGCAAG ACACTAGGTGTACTGAGCCAGGACGGCTTGATGCGTTTCATTAACATTCACACCTGCAAGCTGCTTTTCCATATGGGTTCGCATGATGACGCCATCACCTCAGCGGCGGTCAGCCCAAACGGCCGACATGTTGTGGCCATCATGGATAATGGCAGCATCAATGTCTACAGTGTTCAGAGTCTCACACAGGAAGTCAACAAG CCTCCTCCCTCCCAGGTGGCGGTGGTCTCCGGCGGGGGAGCTGATGATCGGGACTGGTCTAACGTAAAGGTCAGGGTCAGGTCCGAGGTGGTTCGGAGACCAGTCAAGAGCTTGGGTAGGCGAACACAGGGGAAAGTACTTAGACCCCCCTCTGGGTCTACAGCTGAGGATAAAGAG AATGAACTACCTGCTGGTCTGAATAAGAAGAGACTGGTGGCTCTGCTCAAGGCTTTTGGAGAGTATCCTGCTAAATACAG GATGTTTGTATGGCGGTCTTTGTTGTGTCTCCCAGAGAACCATGCGGCGTACAGCAGTCTGACTGATAAAGGTCTGCATTCAGCCTACCTCACTCTGAATGATAAATACCCCATTAAAAGTCACAAGCTACAGAGGGGACTGCAgag GGTTTTGTCTGCCTTTGCTCACTGGGCAGCCATCTTTGGAGAGGTGGAGTACCTTCCCCTGGTAGCCTTCCCTTTCGTCAAGCTCTTCCAGAACAACCCAATGCTCTGCTTTGAGGTGGTGGCCACTTTCATAG TGAATTGGGGTCAGCATTGGTTCGAGTACTTCCCCAACCCTCCTCTGAACATCCTGAGCATGGTGGAGAACGTTCTGGCTCATCATGACAAGGAACTGCTGCAGCATCTGGTAGACTGTGGCATCACCTCACAG CTCTACGTGTGGCCCCTGCTGGAGACTTTGTTCTCAGAGGTTTTGACTCGCGATGAGTGGCTCCGACTCTTTGATAATATCTTCTCCAACCATCCATCATTCCTGCTTGTCACCTGTGTGGCCTACATCACCTGCTGCCGTGAgcctctgctgctctgctcccAGAAACAGGACTTTGAG TATTTTTTCCACCACCGTAACAACCTGGATTTGGGAGCCATGATAAAGGAAGCGTACCGGCTCATGGGCAGCACACCAGCTGACATTCATCCCAGGACTATGCTGTCTGACTTCACACCACTGACCAAAGGCCAGTACCCCGTGTTCAACCACTACCCCCAATTCATAGTGGATTACCAGAGCCGGGAGAGGGAGAAGATACGACTGCAGGAGATGGAGTATCGCCGCGAGAG GCAGGAGGTGTCAGCCATGCACGCAGATTTTGTGCGTCGCCAAGCTAAAGAGGAGACCTATTACGCACAAGAG GAGCTGCTGCAGAAGGCTGAAGAACAGCGCAGAAACATCCTGGCACAAGAAGAGGAAAAACTAACACAGCAGAGGGCAAA GTTGGCAGCCATGAAGAGAGAGCTGAAGGTGAAGGAGTTACAGCTGCTGGATGAAACTAAAAGACGTTTCCTCAAACATCAGCAGGACCTGAGAGCCTCACAGGTCCAAAGACTAGACCTGGAGATCAGTAGAAAG ATGGCTCTCCGGGAGCGAGAGACAGCTGCCGCAGTCCAAGATCTAGAAGTCCGACAGATGGAGCTGGAGGCTCAGAGGAGACGACTCGAGCAG CACCTGTTTAAGGAGCAGGAGCGAATGGGACGGGAGGTCGAGGAGGAGACCGAGGTGAGGATGAGGAGGGCAGAACAAGAGGATGATAGATACACAGAGCTGCTACActgcacagagacaaacatgCAG gtcCTGCAGGAGTCCCTGGCTGAGGCGTGCCAGCTGGGCTTGGACTCTGACTGGCAGAGAGAGGTGGCGGAGCGCCTGCAGCAAGTTGATGCCgagcaggagaggaagagggagagactgGCAGAGCTTCACAGGCAAACCctggcagaggaggagaggctGGCTGACACTGTGAGAGATGTGGCAGGAAGGAAG TGGGATGAAGTGCTGACTTCCAGAGCCCATTTACAGGAACAGCAGCTGTCCCGGTCTACAGCAGACAAAG ATGGCCACAAACAGACAGGGGTAAAATCCCTGTGTTCAACCAGAGGACCTCGTAGAGCCAGTGGCACCACTGCTGTTACTGTTGGAAGCAGCGCTGCAGGTCCAGCAGTCAGACACACCTCTGCCATCAGCCCAAAGCAGGCGGGAACCAACATGGTGTGTCTGAACAGCAGCTCACCTTCAGAGAGCACAGCCACCAACT tttCCTTGGACCGAGGCCGGGCCCAGCTGGACAGCAGCGAGAGACAACTGCTGAAGGAAGTCAGAGAACTGAGACAGAAACTGGCGGCCAGAGCCAGAGAGGGCAGCTCTGCCTCCTCACAGTCTGTCCTCACACTCTCCTCTGTCTCGCCGTGA
- the derl1 gene encoding derlin-1 — protein sequence MSDIGDWFKSIPLITRYWFAASIVVPFIGKLGLVDFRNLMLFPELVLSRFHLWRPVTATLYFPITPNTGFLYMVNLYFLYHYSTRLETGAFDGRPADYVFMLFFNWICIVITGMLMNMRLLMIPLIMSVLYVWAQFNKDTIVSFWFGTRFKAHYLPWVILVFNFIIGGSFVNELTGNLVGHLYFFLMFKYPMDLGGRSFLSTPEFLYRFFPNRRGGVSGFGVPPSRPAAPEQAGGGGGGRGRYNWGQGFRLGGE from the exons ATGTCGGATATCGGGGACTGGTTCAAAAGCATCCCTCTCATCACCCGGTACTGGTTTGCTGCCTCGATTGTTGTTCCCTTTATTGGAAAACTAGGATTGGTTGATTTCAGGAATCTCATGCTGTTTCCAGAGCTGGTCTTAAGCAGATTTCAC CTCTGGAGACCAGTGACTGCCACCTTGTATTTCCCAATTACTCCTAATACTGGCTTTCTGTACATGGTCAACCTGTACTTCCTTTACCACTACTCCACTCGACTAGAGACAG GCGCGTTTGATGGCAGACCTGCAGACTATGTCTTCATGCTCTTCTTCAACTGGATCTGCATAGTT ATAACCGGGATGCTGATGAACATGCGG CTGCTGATGATCCCTCTGATCATGTCGGTGCTCTACGTCTGGGCTCAGTTCAACAAAGACACCATTGTGTCCTTCTGGTTCGGAACACGGTTCAAG GCACACTATCTACCTTGGGTCATCCTCGTCTTCAACTTCATCATCGGAGGCTC GTTTGTGAATGAACTGACAGGGAACCTGGTGGGTCACCTCTACTTCTTCCTCATGTTCAAATACCCCATGGACCTGGGAGGACGCTCTTTCCTCTCCACACCAGAGTTCTT GTATCGGTTCTTCCCTaacaggagggggggggtgtCAGGCTTTGGAGTCCCTCCCAGCAGACCAGCTGCCCCAGAGCAGgccggaggaggaggaggaggaagagggcgTTATAACTGGGGCCAAGGCTTTCGCCTGGGGGGTGAATGA
- the LOC117946800 gene encoding uncharacterized protein LOC117946800 isoform X1, with protein sequence MDDSSASAPCYWRTKPLGKVRRRVQDLRISSPSCYDFIASRTALDLSHNESARLAVDSLLSRGLEGYHEVLNTEGEVDFLSQLEKLYILENGRDGKTGSDPGASDESDTEFDSLSTGSQSVTQCTAVSTDSNPILASLDLSSQKDVKQTDPALDRPDVEVYFQSDNSAASMKDLVREFLRKAGMALAIVMDSFSDVELLCDLLEASRKRNLSVYLLLDHLHLNLFISMWQELKLNIKYFPKLSVHSVDGQTYCAKTGRKLTGQIAESFIISDWTEVLTGSYSFSWLSWQTHRSLAVLLKGRAVTPFHQEFLRLHSSAKPIPGFDTFITVPRALPLYTTLHAAQSTHNDPSKSKPSQITKCPRAQKEDGQDTQTKAKIPVLSKSHAELECSKSKTQLLLRAGAGTQMQEKSLIQPGSLQSVSVGEHAIGAGFTKLGPQTHVEFLEKNPPQSQSHSNPLSQPHVSNIQSHHFITATAEKNARAQESNPLYTASPTHDQHRILSYQSTFRTNLEQHYVGTEGLFFHQRNRNRLTEHPGIGADLDKQRRQWNYSLNFKPKADFLSDNPKVLPHFTLQQKQAKTDLWLPLTHPTGHTYILQTKVSSLGTRRQDHHPRPHQPSLQLHQTTEAPGSKSASSAMGAHLQAQLQSDSKLFLPGTGATQHLHAHTSHQSRPSPRLNWMSQSRTERPRPVARHSSFSSTYGTGQPTDGQVGWRPFHSSMNTSVRRSQSMAHRQIAGLHPNITKP encoded by the exons ATGGATGACAGCAGTGCGTCAGCGCCTTGTTACTGGAGAACAAAACCCCTGGGGAAGGTGAGGCGACGGGTTCAAGACCTTCGCATTTCTTCCCCCTCTTGCTATGACTTCATAGCCAGCAGAACGGCGTTGGACCTGAGCCATAACGAGAGCGCCCGGCTGGCGGTGGACTCCCTGCTCAGCCGCGGCTTAGAGGGATACCACGAGGTGTTGAACACAGAGGGAGAAGTAGACTTTCTGTCCCAGCTGGAGAAGCTTTACATCTTGGAAAATGGGAGGGATGGAAAAACAGGtt CTGATCCTGGTGCATCTGATGAAAGTGACACAGAGTTTGACAGTTTGTCTACTGGATCCCAGTCTGTCACACAATGTACTGCAGTGTCCACAGACAGCAATCCCATTTTGGCAAGTTTGGACCTGAGCAGCCAAAAAG ATGTAAAGCAGACTGACCCTGCCCTGGATAGGCCAGATGTTGAGGTTTATTTTCAGTCTGACAACAGTGCAGCCAGCATGAAAGACCTGGTCAGAGAGTTCCTCAGAAAGGCtggaatg gCCCTGGCCATAGTGATGGACAGCTTCAGTGACGTAGAGCTGCTCTGTGATCTTCTGGAGGCGAGCAGGAAGAGGAATCTGTCTGTTTATCTGCTGCTGGATCATCTCCACCTGAACCTGTTCATCAGCATGTGGCAGGAACTCAAACTCAACATCAAATACTTTCCT AAACTGTCTGTACACAGTGTGGATGGACAGACCTACTGTGCCAAGACAGGCAGGAAGCTGACTGGTCAGATTGCTGAGAGTTTTATCATCTCGGACTGGACTGAGGTGCTGACTGGCTCCTACAG TTTCTCCTGGCTGTCCTGGCAGACCCATCGTAGTCTTGCTGTTCTTCTAAAGGGCCGCGCAGTCACACCTTTCCATCAGGAATTCCTCCGGCTACATTCCAGCGCCAAACCAATCCCCGGCTTCGATACTTTTATCACAGTGCCTCGCGCTCTCCCTCTTTACACCACATTACATGCAGCTCAAAGCACTCACAATGATCCCAGTAAGTCAAAACCAAGCCAAATAACAAAATGCCCCAGGGCTCAGAAAGAAGATGGTCAAGACActcaaacaaaagcaaaaataccGGTTTTATCCAAATCACATGCAGAATTGGAGTGCAGCAAGAGTAAGACCCAACTTCTACTCAGAGCAGGCGCTGGCACACAAATGCAAGAAAAATCTCTTATTCAACCAGGGTCACTGCAGAGTGTTTCTGTGGGAGAGCATGCAATAGGAGCTGGCTTCACAAAGCTTGGACCACAAACACATGTGGAGTTTCTGGAGAAGAATCCCCCCCAGAGCCAGAGTCACTCAAACCCTCTCAGTCAGCCCCATGTCTCAAATATTCAGTCTCACCACTTCATCACCGCTACAGCTGAGAAGAATGCGAGGGCTCAAGAGTCAAACCCTCTATACACTGCTTCCCCAACACACGATCAACACAGGATTCTCAGCTATCAATCAACTTTCAGGACTAATCTTGAGCAACATTATGTGGGTACTGAAGGTCTTTTCTTTCACCAAAGGAATAGGAACAGATTAACAGAGCATCCTGGGATTGGTGCAGATCTAGACAAACAAAGACGACAATGGAATTACTCACTTAACTTTAAACCAAAGGCTGATTTTCTATCTGATAATCCCAAGGTCCTGCCTCATTTCACATTACAGCAAAAACAAGCAAAGACAGACCTGTGGCTTCCTTTAACCCACCCGACgggacacacatatatactacAAACTAAAGTGTCCTCTCTAGGAACCAGGAGGCAAGATCACCACCCGAGGCCTCACCAACCCTCCCTCCAGTTGCACCAAACCACAGAGGCTCCAGGTTCAAAGTCAGCGTCATCAGCCATGGGAGCTCATCTTCAAGCTCAGCTCCAGTCAGACTCCAAGCTGTTCTTACCAGGTACAGGAGCCACACAACATCTACACGCCCACACTTCCCATCAGTCAAGGCCCTCTCCAAGACTGAACTGGATGAGCCAGAGTCGCACTGAGAGACCCAGACCTGTGGCTCGCcacagctccttcagcagcaccTACGGGACGGGACAGCCAACGGACGGACAGGTGGGCTGGAGGCCGTTTCATAGCAGCATGAATACATCAGTAAGAAGGAGCCAGAGCATGGCTCACAGACAAATAGCAGGTCTTCATCCAAACATAACCAAGCCCTGA
- the LOC117946800 gene encoding uncharacterized protein LOC117946800 isoform X2, protein MDDSSASAPCYWRTKPLGKVRRRVQDLRISSPSCYDFIASRTALDLSHNESARLAVDSLLSRGLEGYHEVLNTEGEVDFLSQLEKLYILENGRDGKTADPGASDESDTEFDSLSTGSQSVTQCTAVSTDSNPILASLDLSSQKDVKQTDPALDRPDVEVYFQSDNSAASMKDLVREFLRKAGMALAIVMDSFSDVELLCDLLEASRKRNLSVYLLLDHLHLNLFISMWQELKLNIKYFPKLSVHSVDGQTYCAKTGRKLTGQIAESFIISDWTEVLTGSYSFSWLSWQTHRSLAVLLKGRAVTPFHQEFLRLHSSAKPIPGFDTFITVPRALPLYTTLHAAQSTHNDPSKSKPSQITKCPRAQKEDGQDTQTKAKIPVLSKSHAELECSKSKTQLLLRAGAGTQMQEKSLIQPGSLQSVSVGEHAIGAGFTKLGPQTHVEFLEKNPPQSQSHSNPLSQPHVSNIQSHHFITATAEKNARAQESNPLYTASPTHDQHRILSYQSTFRTNLEQHYVGTEGLFFHQRNRNRLTEHPGIGADLDKQRRQWNYSLNFKPKADFLSDNPKVLPHFTLQQKQAKTDLWLPLTHPTGHTYILQTKVSSLGTRRQDHHPRPHQPSLQLHQTTEAPGSKSASSAMGAHLQAQLQSDSKLFLPGTGATQHLHAHTSHQSRPSPRLNWMSQSRTERPRPVARHSSFSSTYGTGQPTDGQVGWRPFHSSMNTSVRRSQSMAHRQIAGLHPNITKP, encoded by the exons ATGGATGACAGCAGTGCGTCAGCGCCTTGTTACTGGAGAACAAAACCCCTGGGGAAGGTGAGGCGACGGGTTCAAGACCTTCGCATTTCTTCCCCCTCTTGCTATGACTTCATAGCCAGCAGAACGGCGTTGGACCTGAGCCATAACGAGAGCGCCCGGCTGGCGGTGGACTCCCTGCTCAGCCGCGGCTTAGAGGGATACCACGAGGTGTTGAACACAGAGGGAGAAGTAGACTTTCTGTCCCAGCTGGAGAAGCTTTACATCTTGGAAAATGGGAGGGATGGAAAAACAG CTGATCCTGGTGCATCTGATGAAAGTGACACAGAGTTTGACAGTTTGTCTACTGGATCCCAGTCTGTCACACAATGTACTGCAGTGTCCACAGACAGCAATCCCATTTTGGCAAGTTTGGACCTGAGCAGCCAAAAAG ATGTAAAGCAGACTGACCCTGCCCTGGATAGGCCAGATGTTGAGGTTTATTTTCAGTCTGACAACAGTGCAGCCAGCATGAAAGACCTGGTCAGAGAGTTCCTCAGAAAGGCtggaatg gCCCTGGCCATAGTGATGGACAGCTTCAGTGACGTAGAGCTGCTCTGTGATCTTCTGGAGGCGAGCAGGAAGAGGAATCTGTCTGTTTATCTGCTGCTGGATCATCTCCACCTGAACCTGTTCATCAGCATGTGGCAGGAACTCAAACTCAACATCAAATACTTTCCT AAACTGTCTGTACACAGTGTGGATGGACAGACCTACTGTGCCAAGACAGGCAGGAAGCTGACTGGTCAGATTGCTGAGAGTTTTATCATCTCGGACTGGACTGAGGTGCTGACTGGCTCCTACAG TTTCTCCTGGCTGTCCTGGCAGACCCATCGTAGTCTTGCTGTTCTTCTAAAGGGCCGCGCAGTCACACCTTTCCATCAGGAATTCCTCCGGCTACATTCCAGCGCCAAACCAATCCCCGGCTTCGATACTTTTATCACAGTGCCTCGCGCTCTCCCTCTTTACACCACATTACATGCAGCTCAAAGCACTCACAATGATCCCAGTAAGTCAAAACCAAGCCAAATAACAAAATGCCCCAGGGCTCAGAAAGAAGATGGTCAAGACActcaaacaaaagcaaaaataccGGTTTTATCCAAATCACATGCAGAATTGGAGTGCAGCAAGAGTAAGACCCAACTTCTACTCAGAGCAGGCGCTGGCACACAAATGCAAGAAAAATCTCTTATTCAACCAGGGTCACTGCAGAGTGTTTCTGTGGGAGAGCATGCAATAGGAGCTGGCTTCACAAAGCTTGGACCACAAACACATGTGGAGTTTCTGGAGAAGAATCCCCCCCAGAGCCAGAGTCACTCAAACCCTCTCAGTCAGCCCCATGTCTCAAATATTCAGTCTCACCACTTCATCACCGCTACAGCTGAGAAGAATGCGAGGGCTCAAGAGTCAAACCCTCTATACACTGCTTCCCCAACACACGATCAACACAGGATTCTCAGCTATCAATCAACTTTCAGGACTAATCTTGAGCAACATTATGTGGGTACTGAAGGTCTTTTCTTTCACCAAAGGAATAGGAACAGATTAACAGAGCATCCTGGGATTGGTGCAGATCTAGACAAACAAAGACGACAATGGAATTACTCACTTAACTTTAAACCAAAGGCTGATTTTCTATCTGATAATCCCAAGGTCCTGCCTCATTTCACATTACAGCAAAAACAAGCAAAGACAGACCTGTGGCTTCCTTTAACCCACCCGACgggacacacatatatactacAAACTAAAGTGTCCTCTCTAGGAACCAGGAGGCAAGATCACCACCCGAGGCCTCACCAACCCTCCCTCCAGTTGCACCAAACCACAGAGGCTCCAGGTTCAAAGTCAGCGTCATCAGCCATGGGAGCTCATCTTCAAGCTCAGCTCCAGTCAGACTCCAAGCTGTTCTTACCAGGTACAGGAGCCACACAACATCTACACGCCCACACTTCCCATCAGTCAAGGCCCTCTCCAAGACTGAACTGGATGAGCCAGAGTCGCACTGAGAGACCCAGACCTGTGGCTCGCcacagctccttcagcagcaccTACGGGACGGGACAGCCAACGGACGGACAGGTGGGCTGGAGGCCGTTTCATAGCAGCATGAATACATCAGTAAGAAGGAGCCAGAGCATGGCTCACAGACAAATAGCAGGTCTTCATCCAAACATAACCAAGCCCTGA